The following are from one region of the Nicotiana tomentosiformis chromosome 7, ASM39032v3, whole genome shotgun sequence genome:
- the LOC104094167 gene encoding upstream activation factor subunit spp27: protein MLPQRMKKAMTDNPKKLANLIDLVNLPSTLREFMGQSQTSRLGCFKRVWSYIKENNLQDPNNKNLVNCDEKLKSILLGKPQVELTELPTLIKLHFPKAPR from the exons ATGCTACCACAGCGGATGAAAAAGGCTATGACAGACAACCCAAAGAAATTAGCCAATTTGATTGACCTCGTAAATCTCCCTTCAACACTTAGAGAATTCATGGGTCAGTCACAGACTtctcgcttaggttgttttaaaCGTGTCTGGTCTTACATCAAGGAAAACAATCTCCAG GATCCAAACAACAAGAACTTAGTTAATTGCGATGAAAAGTTAAAGAGTATCTTGTTGGGTAAGCCCCAGGTTGAGCTTACTGAACTACCCACACTGATCAAGTTGCACTTCCCCAAGGCACCAAGATGA